The genomic window GCTCTTTGCACCGCGATGCATGCCGGGGGCAGCCTGTACAAGCTGCACGAATTCCAGACGGCCTCCATTGCGTGATGCATTTCCAGGCCGCGAAAGTACTGACGCGGGAGGAATGCTCCTCCACTTTTTGGAGATGCACGCGTTGTTCATGGAGGCGGCGCGTGATGCGGTAATGCGATAGCGCGCAACGCACGTTTGTCTCCCGGAGCGCTGCGCTGGCGGGATCACGCGGTCAGAGTCCGTCCGGGAGGACCGGGAGGGCAATCCGGCATTGGACGTGCGCCGCCGATGGTGTATAAGCCTGCGCAAGAACCGTCCCAGGAGTACACATGGCCCAGATCGACGCCTTCTTTTCCATGATGCAGGAATTGGGAGCATCGGACCTGCATCTTTCCAGCGGTTCCCAGCCCATCATCCGCCTGCACGGCATCCTGCAACGGGTGAAGTTCAAGGTGCTCGAACACGAGGAGTTGAAACAGCTCCTCTATGAGATCACCCCGGAACCCAAGATTAAGGAATTCGAGGAAACCGGCGACGTGGACTTCGCCTACGCAGTGCCTGGCGTGTCGCGCTACCGCGTGAACTTCTTCCTGCAAAGCCGGGGAGTTGCTGCGGCCTTCCGCACCATCCCGGAGAAGGTGCTGTCGCTTGACGAGCTGAACATGCCTCCGGTGCTCAAGGACTTCTGCAAGCTGCCCAAGGGGCTGGTGCTGGTCACGGGGCCGACCGGCTCGGGCAAGTCCACCACGCTGGCCGCCATGGTGGACTACATCAACACCATGCGCCAGGAGCACATCCTCACCATCGAGGACCCCATCGAATTTCTCCACCAGCCCAAGAACTGCCTGATAAACCAGCGCGAAGTGGGTCGCGACACCAGGAGCTTCAACTCCGCCCTGCGCGGAGCCCTGCGCGAGGACCCGGACGTGATCCTGGTGGGCGAAATGCGCGACCTGGAGACCATCCGCCTGGCCCTGGAGGCAGCCGAGACCGGCCACCTGGTGTTCTCCACCCTGCACACGATAAGCGCCTCCAAAACCGTGGACCGCATCATCGAGGTGTTCCCCGGCGACCAGCAGGAGCAGATACGCTCGGCCCTGTCCGAGTCGCTGCGCGGCATCGTGGCCCAGACGCTGTTCACCAGATCCGACAAGCCCGGCCGTGCCGCCGCCCTGGAAATCCTGGTGGCCCTGCCCGCAGTGCGCAACCTCATCCGCGAGAAGCGCACCTTCCAGATCAACTCCGTCATCGAGACCGGCAAGAACCACGGCATGCAGACCCTGGACGACGCCATCATGGAGCTCTACGACGCGCGCAAGATCACCGCAGA from Fundidesulfovibrio putealis DSM 16056 includes these protein-coding regions:
- a CDS encoding type IV pilus twitching motility protein PilT — its product is MAQIDAFFSMMQELGASDLHLSSGSQPIIRLHGILQRVKFKVLEHEELKQLLYEITPEPKIKEFEETGDVDFAYAVPGVSRYRVNFFLQSRGVAAAFRTIPEKVLSLDELNMPPVLKDFCKLPKGLVLVTGPTGSGKSTTLAAMVDYINTMRQEHILTIEDPIEFLHQPKNCLINQREVGRDTRSFNSALRGALREDPDVILVGEMRDLETIRLALEAAETGHLVFSTLHTISASKTVDRIIEVFPGDQQEQIRSALSESLRGIVAQTLFTRSDKPGRAAALEILVALPAVRNLIREKRTFQINSVIETGKNHGMQTLDDAIMELYDARKITAEDAYNKAIQKTRFKDLLPQPPSGIDD